The Medicago truncatula cultivar Jemalong A17 chromosome 4, MtrunA17r5.0-ANR, whole genome shotgun sequence genome includes a region encoding these proteins:
- the LOC25480659 gene encoding cysteine proteinase inhibitor 3, translating to MKFQSLILILIFLLASTARNQALLDGYYPILPLNGYDVIEIAKFAVTEYDKQTGAKLKFKNIIKGESKFAEGFTGYHLIISADNGSISNNYETFVCTTVYVPTWKLISFRPVQV from the coding sequence ATGAAATTTCAATCCCTTATTCTTATCCTCATTTTTTTGCTGGCCTCTACGGCTAGGAATCAAGCTCTACTAGATGGTTATTACCCCATCCTACCCCTCAATGGTTATGATGTGATAGAAATCGCCAAATTTGCTGTGACCGAGTACGACAAGCAAACAGGGGCAAAGCTGAAGTTCAAGAACATCATAAAGGGTGAATCAAAATTTGCTGAAGGGTTCACCGGCTATCACCTTATCATTTCTGCTGACAACGGTTCTATTTCTAATAATTATGAAACCTTTGTCTGTACGACGGTCTACGTCCCTACATGGAAGCTCATTTCTTTTCGACCTGTTCaagtttaa